The DNA window ATAAACGCGTCGTTCATTCCTTTGGATTTTACTATATTTCCCTTACCGTCTTTAATGTTCGGTATTTCTACATCGGGAGTCTTAGGCTGCTTTTTCCAGTCTGCAAAACTCTGAGAGTAGATAAGCGGTCTTTCATGGGCATAAGGTTTTAGAAGAGAACCGGCGATACCTGTTCTGGGTTTTTGTCCCGGAACTGCGGTCGGGTTCATCATGTGGTGATCCTGAGTGGAAGCCAGTTTATAGGTTTTCCCGGTTTTTTCCAGACTTACGCTTAAACCGGAATACTGTAAAAGTCCACCATTCAGTTTTGCCAGCTCATAGGTATTTACACCTATGCCATTTCCAACGCTACCGGCTGCGGTTCTGCCATATCCAATAGCAATTCCCACGGCCTCTTTATGCATTCCCGGTTGGATTTGAACGGGCAAATCAATCTTTTTCCCATTAACACTGACGGCAACTACATCGTTTGATTTTAAACCCTTTTCTGTAGCCAGGGTAGGTGAAATAGCTACATAGTTGTCCCAGGTAATTTTTGAAATTGGATCCGGAAGTTCCTGACGCAAAGAGTTATTCGCTCCGGAACCATCTCCCAGACCTACTGTTTCATAAAGCGATAAGCTCAGGCCTTTAGTACTATTTCCAAGAGAACTTACCGAAGCTCCGTTAAACCCACGACTTCCGGCTGTACCGGCTGTTTGAGTTCCCGGAATTATACCCAGTCGAAGAAAATCTTCCCAGGCACGATTACCACCCAGACGCGCAGTATATTTAGATTTTAATAATTCGTAGTAGGAACTTTCGATTCCTGTCCACTTCATAAAAGATTCTTCAACGGAACGAGTATCGAAAAGAGGGCGGATAGCAGGCTGTTGAATACTGACTACTCCCTTAACTGCCTCAACGTCTCCCCAGGATTCAAGGAAATGGCTTGTTGGAGCAAGCCAGTTAGAAAGACCGGCAGTCTCGTCGACTCTGTCACTCAAAGAAACAGTTAAAGCTGCTCCTCCGAGAAGTTCCTTCCATTTCAGGTTAGGAAGTTGATAGGCCGGGTTCAGATTGGTAATAAATAGAACCCCTACCGACTTACTTTTTAATTCTGAAACTAATTTTTTAAGATTACCTGTATAATTTACACCCTCAGCACGAGGACTTGCATGATTAACCGTAATTCCGTCATTACCCAGGATAGAGTTCAACATATTTACGGCGACCTGTAGCTCCACTGCATCTTCTGTTGAAGCAGATACTCCACCTGCAACAATCAGAGAAGCTCCTTTCGCTGCCCAGAGTTCTTTTGCAACTTTTTGAAAAGAAGCCTTTGGAACTCCCAGCTCAGAACAAAGCGTATCCAGTTTATAAGCCGAAACAGCAGCCGGAACTCCTGCACCTAATTCAGCTAAGGCCAGAGCCAGAGCGAATGCAGCTTTTCTTTGATCTCCAGGTTTAATAGCTAACCTGGCATCTGCATTTGAGCCGGTAACTGTAGGAACAGATTCTATAGCATAATAGGTATTGATTTCACCTGTATCGGATTTAATCTTTCTTCTTCCGGCAAATTGCTTGGTAAATTCCACCGGTGAAATCCAGGTTCCGAGGAAATCTGCATCGATAGAAACCACAACCCTCGCCCTATCAAAATGGTAATTCGGAACTACCGAACGTCCATAGGATTTTTCTGAAGCCAGAGCAATCGCTTCTTCAGCTCCGGTAGCTGAAAATTCTACAATTTCCCCTCCCCCATTTGCAGCTAAGAACTTTTCGAGAACTTCGCGGGCTGTAGGAGAATTGATAGGAGAAGTCAATATCCTCGTTTTACCGGGATTCGCAGTTAAAGCTTTCTTTACTGCTTCATCGAGTGATTTCCAATCAGACTTCTTCGCGTCTCCCTTACTCAGCATCATGGGTTCACGGGTTCTTTCCGGGTCGTACAGGTCAAAGATACTAACCTGACCGGAAGCGCAGAGACCTCCGCGACTTCCGATATGGTCGGGATTACCTTCTAACTTTAAAGGCCTTCCATCCTTAGACCGTACCAAAACTCCACAACCGGCTGAACAGGTTCTACAGGTAGAGGAGTAGAATAAAGAATGACCATGTTTCACTTCTTCCGGTGCATTTACGTAGGGAATTATTTTCTCAACCGGCTTACGTACACAATTCAGGGTGGTCATCGCCATGGAAGCACCCATGAGTTTTAGAAAGGTGCTGCGGTCAAATTTACCCGTTTTCATCCTTTCTATCAGGGAATCAGGAGAAGTATAAAACTCCTGATTTTGCAGATCTGTTAGGTCTTCCCTACTCTTTGTTTCGTAAGATTGCCAGTGTAACTTCTTTTCGTTTTGAAAATTTCGTAATTCGGACATTTAGTATAAACTCCTAATTCTTACCTGTGACACGTTGAACAGTCATTCGGCGCGTTGTTTTCTCTATGGCAATTCACACAATAACCCATGTTTAAAGATTCCACTTGCTTCACCTTTTCCATCTCGGCTACGTTTCCGTGGCATTTCGAACAATCTACCCCCCGGGAAATATGCCTTGAATGGTTGAAAAACACGAAATCGGGCTGGTCATGAACCTTTATCCACTCGATTGGCCTGTCATTCTTGTGCATTTCTTTCAACCACTTGATGTTCGGATTATCCTGAGCTGCCAGGATATGGCAGTTCATACAGGTTCCGGTCGGTGGCACACTGGCATGAGCTGAAGTTTCTACCGTTGTATGGCAGTACCGACAGTCCATCTTGTTGTCACCTGCGTGAAGTTTATGGTTAAAGGGAATCGGTTGGTCGGGAGCATACCCTTCATGTTTGGAAGGGGAAAAGATGAGAATGGCTAATGCTGCAAAGACGATCAGCGGAGCCGTTATCTTTATTGCTTGTTTGTTCATTCCGAGATGTTCCTTTTATTTAGCAAGTTTCCAATTATTCTCATGTGAACCAATACAGGATTGGTAATACCCTGCAAGTATATTTGGATAGATAAATGCAGGATAAGAAAGCTGTAAGTGATTTGCACCTCACATTCACAGTTTTTCCTATAACATACCACTTTTTTGGGTATAGGGGAAATTGAATAGTAATTTTATACTATGGAGTTTAGATCCTTATGTCTCAGGGATATGTTTTTTATCAGGTTGTTTTTTCCCGTCCGGCTACTTTAATATCCGACTTGAGAAAGCGTAGCCCATCGGGACTTCGATACGCTTCGCTACTCAGTCTCCGATTCCCGCTAACTGAGCCAGGCTGAAGTGAAGCGTCCGGTTTGGAGATTATGTGTATAAAGAATACGTTTCGGATCTTATTAGAACTCTTCACCAAGTCGACAAAAAAAGCGATTCAGGTAAACTTCATCAAATTCGGTGATTTTTGCGATAAATGCAAGTTCTGCCCCTGCTTTCTTTAGGTTTATAGCAGTACGAAGTTTTCCCTTCCTTTCTGCTCGCTTTGTTTGCAGATCTGCCAACCGCTTAGCTTCAGCAATCCCTTTTTCATAGCCTTCTTTAATGAGTGTCTCTGCGATTGTTGGCATTGTATTCTTACTTACTCCTTCCAGATTGATATTTTCAGCTACTTTTTTCAGGCTGTCAAGTGTTATTTCGGTGCTACTCCTTACCAGGTAGCGCATGGTTATTTCTATCCATCTCAAGGCCCTGCTTTCATCCTGTAGCTTCTCGAATAGTTTGAATATTCTGGGTAGTCTCTCTTCCAGTTCCGAGGAAAAGATGTTTTTCAGCAGGTGAAAAGCCGTTTGTAAGATCACATTCCCTTTGATTTCTTCATCTGAATATTTGGATAGGTCATAAAGTCTATACTGAAAATCCGGTATATAGCTTTCATAGGCCGGTAGATGTTCGATTATCGGTTTCAGACTGGTGCCGCTTCTCCAGCGGCTTTTACCGTGGTAAAGGACTATCGGGAGAACGATGGGCAGCTTACCCCTATTTTTGTTTAGCTTCAAATGTCTTTCCCAGATAGATAAAATATATTTCAAAAGTTGCAATGCGGTATACTTTCCGGGTCTACTTTTATGGTCAAAGAGTGTGTATAAATACCCGTTTTTCTGGTGAATCTTTACCCGGTAGAGAACATCCGAAAAGCCTTCTTTTAGCTTATCATCTACAAAGCTTTCCTTTTCTAATTCGAGAGTTTCAAGGTCGATTTCCTTTAGTAGTTCGGGTGGTAGATAGTTTTGGAAGAAGTCGATTGCATTTTCCTTCTCTGTCATCAGGGACTTGAAAAACTTATCATGGATGTTTTCAGAATTCATGAGAA is part of the Leptospiraceae bacterium genome and encodes:
- a CDS encoding 4Fe-4S dicluster domain-containing protein; this translates as MSELRNFQNEKKLHWQSYETKSREDLTDLQNQEFYTSPDSLIERMKTGKFDRSTFLKLMGASMAMTTLNCVRKPVEKIIPYVNAPEEVKHGHSLFYSSTCRTCSAGCGVLVRSKDGRPLKLEGNPDHIGSRGGLCASGQVSIFDLYDPERTREPMMLSKGDAKKSDWKSLDEAVKKALTANPGKTRILTSPINSPTAREVLEKFLAANGGGEIVEFSATGAEEAIALASEKSYGRSVVPNYHFDRARVVVSIDADFLGTWISPVEFTKQFAGRRKIKSDTGEINTYYAIESVPTVTGSNADARLAIKPGDQRKAAFALALALAELGAGVPAAVSAYKLDTLCSELGVPKASFQKVAKELWAAKGASLIVAGGVSASTEDAVELQVAVNMLNSILGNDGITVNHASPRAEGVNYTGNLKKLVSELKSKSVGVLFITNLNPAYQLPNLKWKELLGGAALTVSLSDRVDETAGLSNWLAPTSHFLESWGDVEAVKGVVSIQQPAIRPLFDTRSVEESFMKWTGIESSYYELLKSKYTARLGGNRAWEDFLRLGIIPGTQTAGTAGSRGFNGASVSSLGNSTKGLSLSLYETVGLGDGSGANNSLRQELPDPISKITWDNYVAISPTLATEKGLKSNDVVAVSVNGKKIDLPVQIQPGMHKEAVGIAIGYGRTAAGSVGNGIGVNTYELAKLNGGLLQYSGLSVSLEKTGKTYKLASTQDHHMMNPTAVPGQKPRTGIAGSLLKPYAHERPLIYSQSFADWKKQPKTPDVEIPNIKDGKGNIVKSKGMNDAFIYGPQRWGLSIDLTLCTGCSACVVACQVENNIPVVGRDEVRVGREMHWLRIDRYYIGNPEEPETMAIAHQPVMCQHCENAPCETVCPVAATVHGNEGTNDMVYNRCVGTRYCSNNCPYKVRRFNWMNHWNGKDTVKAPRYLGFNPDVTVRSRGVMEKCTFCNSRIAEKRIAAKNAGRDTVKDGDLKTACQESCPADAITFGNINDPKSIVSGSFNDKRSYKILEFINTIPSVTYLSRVRNSV
- a CDS encoding Rpn family recombination-promoting nuclease/putative transposase → MNSENIHDKFFKSLMTEKENAIDFFQNYLPPELLKEIDLETLELEKESFVDDKLKEGFSDVLYRVKIHQKNGYLYTLFDHKSRPGKYTALQLLKYILSIWERHLKLNKNRGKLPIVLPIVLYHGKSRWRSGTSLKPIIEHLPAYESYIPDFQYRLYDLSKYSDEEIKGNVILQTAFHLLKNIFSSELEERLPRIFKLFEKLQDESRALRWIEITMRYLVRSSTEITLDSLKKVAENINLEGVSKNTMPTIAETLIKEGYEKGIAEAKRLADLQTKRAERKGKLRTAINLKKAGAELAFIAKITEFDEVYLNRFFCRLGEEF
- a CDS encoding cytochrome c3 family protein, yielding MNKQAIKITAPLIVFAALAILIFSPSKHEGYAPDQPIPFNHKLHAGDNKMDCRYCHTTVETSAHASVPPTGTCMNCHILAAQDNPNIKWLKEMHKNDRPIEWIKVHDQPDFVFFNHSRHISRGVDCSKCHGNVAEMEKVKQVESLNMGYCVNCHRENNAPNDCSTCHR